A single Capra hircus breed San Clemente chromosome 13, ASM170441v1, whole genome shotgun sequence DNA region contains:
- the LOC102171800 gene encoding signal-regulatory protein beta-1 — protein MMPVLDFPSCPRLPSLLLALLLKLTGTSVEDFQVNQPESSVSAKVGDVITLGCNIPAPSPAGPVLWFKDTRLGRKLIYSFNGRQFPRVSQVVNPMANQTDYSIRISDVSPKDAGMYYCVKLTIGHPDMAYIAGPGTYVSVNGITQEMFKVQQAELSQTVSPGETLTLSCSVPDSFPNGPVLWFKGTGPNRELIYNFQRGLFPRVNQIGNMAKAGNKDFSIRISEISLKDAGTYFCVKFKEGKPDIEYQSGRGTKVTVTGTRNNFVPDTPVRHFLAMRGTNLNKNLL, from the exons GAACTTCAGTTGAAGATTTCCAGGTGAACCAGCCTGAGAGTTCAGTGTCAGCCAAGGTTGGAGATGTCATAACCTTGGGCTGCAACATTCCTGCACCATCTCCAGCAGGGCCTGTCTTGTGGTTCAAGGACACTAGGCTAGGACGAAAATTAATCTACAGTTTCAACGGACGCCAGTTCCCCCGAGTATCCCAAGTGGTAAATCCAATGGCCAACCAAACAGACTATTCCATCCGCATCAGTGATGTGTCGCCTAAGGATGCTGGCATGTACTACTGTGTGAAGTTAACAATAGGGCATCCTGACATGGCATATATAGCTGGCCCAGGCACCTATGTGTCTGTGAATG GAATCACACAGGAGATGTTCAAGGTGCAGCAAGCTGAGCTATCACAGACTGTGTCACCTGGGGAAACACTCACTTTGAGTTGCAGCGTACCAGATTCATTTCCAAATGGACCTGTCTTATGGTTCAAGGGGACTGGACCAAATCGTGAATTAATTTACAATTTTCAAAGGGGTCTCTTTCCCAGAGTAAACCAAATTGGAAACATGGCCAAAGCTGGCAACAAAGACTTTTCCATTCGCATCAGTGAAATCTCTCTTAAAGATGCCGGCACGTACTTCTGTGTGAAGTTCAAAGAGGGCAAACCTGACATAGAGTACCAGTCAGGTCGGGGCACCAAGGTGACTGTTACTG GAACAAGAAATAATTTTGTCCCGGATACTCCAGTCAGacattttttggccatgaggggAACCAACCTGAATAAAAATCTACTCTAG
- the LOC102172077 gene encoding signal-regulatory protein beta-2 — protein sequence MVVSLGDHRRCPVPPLMPTLTCLAHSPPCSWLLALLLVLSGVSEQSKGSKWQVLQPEGPMLVAEGETLLLRCTVVGSCTDDMIKWVKVSNQDQQEIYNFKRGFFPGVMPMIQKTLEPLNCDYSIYIHNVTRKHVGTYHCVRSAGSSEHSGKTLDGGTSVLVKGPGSTGPDLWIIQPQELVLATPGDTVFLNCTVLGVGPPGPIRWFRGTGLSREAIYNFRGISYSNVTAVQASNNDFSILLRSISTEHAGTYYCVKFQSKLNRQYLSGQGTRLRVKANHTSRKESEFTKEHTTKVFPSGLLSALTLAILGLKTVTLAALLLALIICWRSP from the exons ATGGTGGTCAGTCTAGGGGACCACAGGAGGTGCCCTGTGCCCCCTCTGATGCCTACCCTGACCTGCCTGGCTCACTCACCTCCCTGCTCCTGGCTGCTGGCACTGCTCCTTGTCCTCTCCG GAGTTTCTGAGCAGAGCAAGGGGAGTAAATGGCAGGTGCTGCAGCCCGAGGGCCCCATGCTGGTGGCAGAAGGGGAGACACTCCTGCTGAGATGTACAGTAGTCGGCTCCTGCACTGATGACATGATAAAGTGGGTCAAGGTGAGCAACCAGGACCAGCAAGAAATTTACAACTTCAAGCGTGGCTTCTTCCCCGGGGTGATGCCTATGATCCAGAAGACGCTGGAGCCGCTTAATTGCGACTATTCCATCTATATCCACAATGTCACCAGGAAACATGTTGGAACCTATCACTGTGTGAGATCTGCTGGCTCAAGTGAGCACTCAGGAAAGACGCTGGATGGAGGCACCTCTGTGCTTGTGAAGG GACCTGGGAGCACAGGGCCAGACCTCTGGATCATCCAACCCCAGGAATTGGTGTTGGCAACCCCTGGAGACACCGTCTTTCTGAATTGCACAGTGCTTGGAGTTGGTCCCCCAGGACCCATCAGGTGGTTTCGGGGGACTGGTCTGAGCCGGGAGGCCATCTACAACTTCAGAGGCATCTCCTACTCCAACGTGACTGCGGTCCAGGCCTCCAACAATGATTTCAGCATTCTTCTGCGTAGCATCTCCACTGAGCATGCAGGAACTTACTATTGTGTAAAGTTTCAGAGTAAACTCAACAGGCAGTACCTATCCGGACAGGGCACCAGGTTGAGAGTCAAAG CAAATCACACttctcgcaaagagtcagaattcACCAAGGAACATACAACCAAGGTATTTCCATCAG GGCTCCTGTCTGCCCTCACACTTGCAATCCTGGGACTGAAAACAGTGACCTTGGCTGCACTCTTGCTGGCCCTGATTATCTGCTGGAGAAGCCCTTGA